The Saprospiraceae bacterium genome includes a window with the following:
- a CDS encoding multicopper oxidase domain-containing protein yields MNTIKIAGMITLIAAFTLISCHKMDHGNQTTARAVVEKSFSTPIAIPMVMDATNASFAAKTNTATIGGQSLKTLSYGNGGILGPTLKINQGDMMNLVFSNQLSEPTNIHWHGLEAPSSQDGYPTDLTQAGNSYTYNFRVTNRPGTYWYHPHPDMATASQAYRGLAGFYIVSSPEEQALKLPAGNFDVPLVIQDKRLTGGLEYNPDAEDQTIGFFGESILVNGTPGAVMDVEKRTYRFRLLNGSNARIYNFALSDGIKFKLIGSDGGLLDAPVDVSNILLAPGERADVLINFGSMPVSTELFMESASFSGSSSQGNQSFKVMKFKIIKDATDNFIVPSTLMAVEKISESSSVASRKFNIGHMMVHGGMEGVMHPIDGKTFDANRRDEVVKSGSVEIWEFDNTTGTEIHPMHLHGLQFQVLSRTGGRGSIQAWEKGWKDTVLAFPGEKVKIIIRFPDNKGKFVFHCHNLEHEDAGMMLNFEIQ; encoded by the coding sequence ATGAATACAATAAAAATCGCTGGTATGATCACCTTGATAGCAGCTTTTACACTAATAAGTTGTCATAAAATGGACCATGGAAATCAAACGACTGCTAGAGCAGTTGTTGAAAAGTCCTTCTCTACCCCAATTGCTATACCAATGGTTATGGATGCAACGAATGCATCTTTTGCTGCAAAAACAAATACTGCCACAATTGGTGGTCAATCATTGAAAACCCTTTCATATGGGAATGGTGGTATATTAGGACCCACACTTAAAATAAATCAAGGGGATATGATGAATCTAGTATTTTCAAATCAGCTATCAGAGCCGACGAATATACATTGGCATGGATTAGAAGCGCCTTCTTCACAAGACGGATACCCTACCGACTTGACGCAAGCAGGGAATTCATACACCTATAATTTTCGTGTTACAAACAGACCCGGGACTTATTGGTACCATCCACATCCTGATATGGCTACTGCCAGTCAGGCATACAGAGGATTGGCCGGTTTTTATATTGTGTCATCGCCTGAAGAACAAGCCTTAAAATTACCTGCTGGAAATTTTGATGTTCCTTTAGTCATACAGGACAAGAGACTCACAGGCGGACTGGAATATAATCCGGATGCTGAAGATCAAACTATAGGATTTTTTGGTGAATCGATCTTAGTTAATGGGACACCTGGTGCGGTAATGGATGTAGAAAAACGTACTTACAGATTTCGACTTTTGAATGGTTCCAATGCAAGAATTTACAATTTTGCTTTGTCTGACGGCATTAAATTTAAACTTATCGGTAGTGATGGTGGATTATTGGATGCTCCTGTGGATGTATCAAATATCTTACTTGCTCCGGGTGAAAGAGCTGATGTACTTATTAATTTTGGTAGTATGCCTGTAAGTACTGAATTATTTATGGAGAGTGCATCGTTTAGCGGATCATCTTCCCAAGGCAATCAAAGCTTTAAGGTTATGAAATTTAAGATCATTAAAGATGCCACAGACAATTTTATTGTTCCGTCCACATTAATGGCAGTAGAAAAAATATCTGAATCTTCTTCTGTTGCTTCCCGGAAGTTTAATATTGGACATATGATGGTCCATGGTGGTATGGAAGGCGTCATGCACCCGATAGATGGTAAAACATTTGATGCCAACCGAAGAGACGAGGTAGTCAAAAGCGGTAGTGTTGAAATCTGGGAGTTTGACAATACCACAGGTACAGAAATTCACCCTATGCATTTGCATGGACTTCAGTTTCAGGTTTTGAGCAGAACAGGAGGAAGAGGGTCGATTCAAGCATGGGAGAAGGGGTGGAAAGATACAGTGCTGGCATTTCCTGGTGAAAAAGTAAAAATCATCATAAGATTTCCCGATAATAAAGGAAAATTTGTATTCCACTGTCACAATCTGGAACATGAAGATGCAGGTATGATGCTAAATTTTGAAATTCAATAA
- a CDS encoding heavy-metal-associated domain-containing protein — MNTFIKSAVVICLALFTTHLSTAQTKNLKTVDVKVYGNCGMCKKTIEKAANVKGKSNAVWDADLAMAKITIDSTKTNVDEVLKRIAAVGYDSENFRAPDSVYENLHGCCQYDRPAKKE; from the coding sequence ATGAACACATTTATTAAAAGTGCAGTAGTAATATGTTTAGCACTATTCACTACACATCTCAGTACAGCGCAGACAAAAAATTTGAAAACCGTAGACGTCAAAGTGTATGGAAATTGTGGCATGTGCAAAAAGACCATCGAAAAAGCAGCCAATGTTAAAGGCAAATCAAATGCTGTATGGGATGCTGACTTAGCGATGGCAAAGATCACCATAGACAGTACCAAAACAAATGTCGATGAAGTACTCAAGAGAATAGCAGCTGTTGGCTACGATAGTGAAAATTTCAGAGCACCCGATTCAGTCTATGAAAATCTTCATGGCTGTTGCCAGTACGATAGGCCTGCAAAAAAGGAATAG
- a CDS encoding c-type cytochrome, whose amino-acid sequence MNRIVSFFFMLIVILIVACQPEDVEIAQYDGTLYNFVFPENFGDPELPKDNNLTKEGVKLGKMLFFEKALSKDGTQSCASCHVQNDGFSDKNQFSKGVDGLLGKRQAMPIFNLAWHKTGFFWDGRAATLREQSLKPIQDPLEMHETLENVVLKLSGNKTYTDQFIRAFGTPEVNSTKVSLALEQFMMTIVSFDSKYDQYLAGKVTLSESEERGRSLFFTEYNQFFPDLSGADCAHCHSGPNFENGEFMNNGLDNDSDFTDYGREKVSNLASDRAAFLMPSLRNVAHTAPYMHDGRFKTLEEVVEHYNSGVKMSSTVSPLIMPTIAKGLGLSAQDKTDLVNFLKTLSDQKFLTNPEYAQ is encoded by the coding sequence ATGAATAGAATAGTCTCCTTCTTTTTTATGTTGATAGTCATTCTGATTGTTGCTTGCCAACCAGAAGATGTAGAAATTGCCCAATATGATGGTACGTTGTATAATTTTGTTTTTCCTGAAAATTTTGGAGATCCAGAACTACCAAAAGATAATAATCTGACCAAAGAAGGTGTGAAGCTAGGAAAAATGTTGTTTTTTGAAAAGGCATTATCAAAAGATGGAACACAATCATGTGCCAGTTGTCATGTACAAAATGATGGTTTTTCTGATAAAAATCAGTTTTCAAAAGGCGTTGATGGTTTACTTGGTAAGAGGCAGGCTATGCCTATATTTAATTTAGCATGGCACAAAACAGGGTTTTTCTGGGATGGTAGGGCTGCCACATTGAGAGAACAATCACTCAAGCCCATTCAAGATCCATTGGAGATGCATGAAACATTGGAAAATGTTGTACTTAAACTCAGTGGAAATAAAACATATACAGACCAATTTATACGAGCTTTTGGAACTCCGGAAGTAAACAGTACAAAAGTAAGTTTAGCTTTGGAGCAGTTTATGATGACCATAGTGTCTTTTGATTCTAAATATGATCAATATTTGGCTGGAAAAGTAACATTGAGTGAAAGCGAGGAACGAGGACGGAGTTTATTTTTCACGGAGTACAACCAGTTTTTCCCTGATTTGTCTGGAGCTGATTGCGCCCATTGTCATAGTGGGCCCAATTTTGAAAATGGAGAATTTATGAACAATGGATTGGATAATGATTCGGATTTTACAGATTATGGTAGAGAGAAAGTAAGTAATCTTGCATCTGATAGAGCAGCATTTTTAATGCCATCACTCAGAAATGTAGCCCACACCGCTCCTTACATGCATGATGGCAGATTTAAAACATTGGAAGAAGTAGTGGAACATTATAATTCAGGCGTAAAGATGTCATCTACAGTATCTCCCCTAATAATGCCAACTATCGCAAAGGGGCTTGGTTTAAGTGCTCAGGACAAAACAGATTTGGTGAATTTTCTAAAAACATTGAGTGATCAAAAATTTCTAACCAATCCGGAGTATGCACAATAG
- a CDS encoding cytochrome-c peroxidase — MLWVFLLLSCTDKDEILVPSNKILEKIAIPAHFPEINFPAENAYSAERWILGKKLFYDKRLSIDSTVSCGSCHKQSKGFADNVSLTPGVFGRAGVTNAPTLANIAYHPYFTREGGLPTVEMQVLVPISEHNEFGFNIVEIEQRLKADAAYQEMAMKAYGRSLDPFVITRSISTYERSIISGNSKYDDYTLGKAILSKEEMLGKDLFFSEKTNCSQCHSGFNFTNYEFKNNGLYENYAHPGRFRLTQKESDVALFKTPSLRNVGFTSPYMHDGSISTLTEVVNHYNSGGRNHIHKSNLIMPLGLTENEKKALVAFLHTLDDYVLLTNPYLSE; from the coding sequence ATATTGTGGGTGTTCTTATTATTGTCTTGCACAGATAAGGACGAAATACTAGTGCCATCAAATAAAATACTGGAAAAGATAGCCATTCCAGCACATTTTCCAGAGATCAACTTTCCTGCTGAAAACGCCTATAGTGCAGAACGTTGGATTTTGGGTAAAAAACTTTTTTATGATAAACGTTTGTCTATTGACTCTACAGTGAGTTGTGGTAGTTGTCACAAACAAAGCAAGGGGTTTGCAGATAACGTAAGTTTAACTCCGGGGGTTTTTGGCAGAGCAGGGGTAACCAATGCCCCAACCCTAGCCAATATCGCATATCATCCATATTTTACAAGGGAAGGTGGTTTGCCCACAGTGGAAATGCAGGTATTGGTGCCTATATCAGAGCACAATGAATTTGGGTTTAATATAGTAGAAATCGAACAAAGGTTAAAAGCCGACGCAGCATATCAGGAAATGGCCATGAAAGCCTATGGTAGGTCATTAGATCCATTTGTTATAACCAGGAGTATCAGTACTTATGAACGAAGTATCATCAGCGGCAATAGCAAATATGATGATTATACACTCGGCAAAGCAATATTATCTAAAGAAGAAATGCTAGGTAAAGATTTATTTTTTAGTGAAAAAACAAATTGTAGTCAATGTCATAGTGGGTTCAATTTTACCAATTATGAATTTAAAAACAACGGTCTTTACGAAAATTATGCACATCCTGGTAGATTTAGACTTACCCAAAAAGAATCGGATGTCGCTTTGTTCAAAACACCAAGTTTGAGAAACGTAGGATTTACATCACCATATATGCATGACGGTTCGATAAGTACTTTGACAGAAGTAGTAAATCACTACAATAGCGGTGGAAGAAATCACATACACAAGAGCAACTTGATAATGCCATTAGGCTTGACTGAAAATGAAAAAAAAGCCCTTGTTGCTTTCTTACATACATTGGATGATTATGTGTTACTCACCAATCCATATTTAAGCGAATAA
- a CDS encoding DUF2911 domain-containing protein, translating to MKTFILIVFLIPSFMMAQIDLPPASPDASWNHQLGFTQIDLSYSRPQMRGRKIFGALVPYDVLWRTGAGESTRIKFSEDIVFGGKLVKKGQYGLYSIPGKEEWIIILNQDATLHGDFGYDEKKDVLRVKVKPTNSPTTNESFTIELTDFKPDYSASLEMKWENTSIKVPIMSTADDRIMAQIQENLIVKKVENAGLLNKGAQYYFFNKKDLNQALEWSITSETLSVDNINYSVLTANILERLKRYPEAIESAQKALELARKKDMTDDVKNLEEKIKDLKIKKSK from the coding sequence ATGAAAACATTCATTTTAATAGTATTTTTGATTCCGTCATTTATGATGGCTCAGATAGATTTACCCCCTGCAAGTCCCGATGCCAGCTGGAACCATCAATTGGGATTTACCCAAATTGATTTGAGTTATTCCCGCCCACAAATGCGAGGGAGAAAAATCTTTGGGGCTCTGGTGCCATATGATGTACTTTGGCGGACAGGTGCCGGGGAAAGCACAAGGATAAAATTCAGTGAAGACATTGTTTTTGGTGGCAAGCTAGTGAAAAAAGGTCAGTATGGGCTTTACTCTATCCCGGGCAAGGAAGAGTGGATTATCATCCTAAATCAAGATGCAACTCTACATGGTGACTTTGGATATGATGAAAAAAAAGATGTACTTCGTGTAAAAGTAAAACCAACAAACAGTCCGACAACGAATGAGTCCTTCACTATTGAGCTGACAGATTTTAAACCCGACTATTCGGCGTCACTCGAAATGAAATGGGAGAATACATCTATTAAGGTACCGATCATGAGTACTGCAGATGATAGAATTATGGCTCAGATACAGGAAAATTTAATTGTAAAAAAAGTAGAGAATGCAGGTTTGCTGAATAAGGGAGCACAATATTACTTTTTCAATAAAAAAGATTTGAATCAGGCGCTGGAATGGTCAATTACATCAGAAACCCTTAGCGTAGATAATATTAATTACTCAGTATTGACAGCAAACATTCTGGAAAGACTGAAAAGATATCCAGAAGCTATTGAGTCTGCACAAAAAGCTTTGGAACTGGCGCGAAAAAAGGATATGACAGATGATGTTAAAAATCTTGAAGAAAAGATAAAAGATTTGAAAATTAAAAAGAGTAAATAA
- a CDS encoding multicopper oxidase domain-containing protein, with amino-acid sequence MNKVKLYTILIFLTIYHFVHGQNKLFIPDTLSGSVINLHLQKGHHAFFNNYQTATLGANGNILGPTLILRKGDDVKINVNNQIGETTTLHWHGLHVAPENDGGPHTPIINESTWSPTFEIKNRASTCWYHPHLHHKTNEHVTKGISGVIIIIDEIEKKLALPRTYGADDFPLVIQTKDFDSSFEIITQSNHDDILMVNATIEPFLEVPSQVVRCRIVNGASQRAFNLGLNNDQDFYQIATDGGLLPKPFKTKRLLIAPGERVEILIDFKDMTGQTVHLLSYASELPSGIYGATNAGMVAMMTLDGYNPNPLNGKNFKILSFNIIHQTQNPIVNIPNSLVEKESINENLSNITRTLTFSPMAMGMNQLNGDFTINNASFDMDVINYEIPLNNIEIWELRNQSAISHPFHIHDIQFNILSRNGQTPPPNEQGLKDVVLVRPGETIRFITKFETFSNPHVPYMFHCHLLPHEDGGMMGQFIVTDRVSKTKDDKFNKTEKLKIWPNPATNMIEIIHEEEIEVYDQVMICDTQGKIVYKKLHTLSPKQNIKVDIFQWPSGSYLVKIGSSTFSEAASFIKK; translated from the coding sequence ATGAATAAAGTAAAACTTTATACTATTCTCATATTTTTGACTATTTATCATTTTGTACATGGTCAAAATAAATTATTTATACCTGATACATTGAGCGGATCAGTTATAAATCTTCATCTTCAGAAAGGTCATCATGCATTTTTTAACAACTACCAGACTGCAACATTGGGTGCCAATGGAAATATATTGGGACCTACTCTGATACTTAGAAAAGGAGATGATGTAAAAATAAATGTGAATAACCAAATCGGGGAAACCACCACGCTTCATTGGCATGGACTGCACGTAGCTCCGGAAAATGATGGTGGACCACACACTCCCATTATAAACGAATCCACCTGGTCACCGACCTTTGAAATAAAGAACCGCGCATCTACATGTTGGTACCATCCACACCTGCACCATAAGACCAATGAGCATGTTACTAAAGGGATTTCGGGCGTAATAATTATCATAGATGAAATCGAGAAAAAATTAGCGTTGCCGAGAACTTATGGTGCGGATGATTTTCCTTTGGTGATTCAAACAAAGGATTTTGATTCAAGTTTTGAAATAATTACCCAATCAAATCATGATGACATTTTGATGGTAAATGCCACTATAGAACCATTTCTCGAAGTTCCTTCGCAGGTGGTCAGATGCAGGATTGTAAATGGAGCATCGCAAAGAGCCTTTAATCTAGGGTTGAATAATGATCAAGATTTTTATCAAATAGCCACAGATGGAGGGTTATTACCAAAACCTTTTAAGACAAAACGATTATTAATAGCGCCGGGCGAAAGGGTTGAAATACTAATTGATTTTAAAGATATGACTGGACAAACTGTCCACCTTTTAAGCTATGCATCTGAACTACCCAGTGGTATTTACGGTGCAACGAATGCAGGCATGGTCGCCATGATGACTTTGGATGGCTACAATCCAAATCCACTTAATGGTAAAAACTTTAAAATATTGAGTTTTAATATTATTCATCAAACTCAAAACCCTATCGTAAATATACCTAATTCTCTTGTGGAAAAGGAATCAATAAATGAAAATTTGTCGAATATTACCAGAACACTGACTTTTTCTCCGATGGCTATGGGTATGAATCAACTTAATGGTGATTTCACCATTAATAATGCATCTTTTGACATGGATGTCATAAACTATGAAATACCGCTTAATAATATAGAAATATGGGAGTTAAGAAATCAATCTGCTATATCACATCCCTTTCATATACATGATATACAATTTAATATTTTATCACGAAATGGGCAAACACCGCCGCCAAATGAACAAGGACTTAAAGATGTCGTATTGGTCAGACCCGGTGAGACTATTCGCTTTATTACAAAGTTTGAGACGTTTTCAAATCCCCATGTACCCTATATGTTTCACTGCCATTTACTCCCACATGAAGACGGAGGGATGATGGGGCAGTTTATAGTTACAGATCGGGTAAGTAAAACGAAAGATGATAAATTTAATAAAACTGAAAAGTTGAAAATTTGGCCTAACCCAGCAACAAATATGATTGAAATAATCCATGAAGAAGAAATAGAGGTATATGATCAAGTGATGATATGTGACACTCAAGGAAAAATAGTTTATAAGAAATTACACACTTTATCTCCTAAACAAAATATAAAAGTGGATATATTTCAATGGCCGAGCGGTAGTTATTTAGTAAAAATAGGTAGTTCGACTTTTAGCGAAGCTGCTTCATTTATAAAAAAGTAA
- a CDS encoding TlpA family protein disulfide reductase: MKNIILLFICLISNTSIDAQLKIGDPLPNIYLPSYLKNEVRLLDYTGKILLVDFWASWCAPCRKANKKLVDLHREYAPAKLEIVGISVDTDRSKWLKAITKDNIEYTQLTDPHGFEAKSAIQFGVEALPASFLFDPNGKLIAINPTEQEIKQQLNHNKN; the protein is encoded by the coding sequence ATGAAAAATATAATTTTACTTTTTATTTGCCTAATTTCAAACACTTCTATTGACGCACAATTAAAAATAGGAGATCCTTTGCCTAATATTTATCTTCCAAGCTATTTAAAAAATGAAGTTAGGCTTTTAGATTATACAGGTAAAATTCTACTTGTAGATTTTTGGGCATCCTGGTGTGCTCCCTGTCGAAAAGCAAACAAAAAACTTGTCGATTTGCACCGCGAATATGCGCCAGCCAAACTAGAAATAGTAGGTATATCAGTAGATACAGACCGATCTAAATGGCTCAAAGCTATAACTAAAGATAATATTGAATATACACAATTAACAGATCCGCATGGATTTGAAGCGAAGTCTGCCATACAATTTGGTGTAGAGGCATTGCCAGCTTCTTTTCTATTTGATCCAAACGGCAAACTAATAGCTATCAATCCAACCGAACAGGAAATCAAACAACAATTAAATCACAATAAAAATTAA
- a CDS encoding heavy-metal-associated domain-containing protein — MLNAQISKAEIVATGLTCSMCSNAINKQLKSLTEVDSVVIDLNTNTFVVHLKKEAMISPRVLKEKVEKAGFFVGSMIVTMNFDNTDISENIKVEKEGIALVIIDSKSKVLHGETKAKIMDKGYVTQKEYKKLTKSLSKIPSYLDGNEDDYHIKIN, encoded by the coding sequence ATGCTGAATGCACAAATATCAAAAGCAGAAATTGTGGCCACAGGCCTTACCTGCTCCATGTGTTCAAATGCCATCAATAAACAGCTCAAATCATTGACTGAAGTAGATAGTGTGGTCATAGATCTGAACACAAACACTTTTGTAGTACATCTCAAAAAAGAAGCCATGATAAGTCCCAGGGTTTTAAAAGAAAAAGTAGAAAAGGCAGGCTTTTTTGTTGGTTCGATGATTGTTACCATGAACTTTGACAATACTGATATCTCTGAAAATATAAAAGTAGAAAAAGAAGGCATCGCTTTGGTCATTATCGATTCAAAGTCAAAAGTATTACATGGTGAAACAAAGGCCAAAATCATGGACAAAGGTTACGTGACGCAAAAGGAATATAAAAAGTTGACCAAATCACTTTCGAAAATTCCTTCTTACCTGGATGGAAATGAAGATGACTATCACATAAAAATCAATTGA